The DNA window ACCTCTCCACGGTGTCAACGACGTCAGTTCCGTCGTCATGGCCATCGTGATCGCCGCCTGTATTCCAGCGAACCTGGCAATGAAGCAGAACATCTCGGTCGAGGTCCTCGGCTCGATCGCCGGCGTGCGCGCACGGCGCCTGCTCGACGTGGTGGCCAGCCTGTTCACGCTTGTGTTCATCATCCTAGTGGCGTGGCGCTTCGTGCCTTATGCGGAAGGCCTACGCGAAACCGGAGACCGCACCTGGGTGCTGGGCTGGCCCATCTGGCCTTGGTGGATGGGCGCATCCGCGCTGATGATCGCAGCCGCGATCGTGCAGGTTCTGGTTACGATCTCCGACATCAGCACGCTGCTCTTCGGCAGAACCGATGACGGGAGTCACCCGGAGCCGGCCGGCGGCGACGCCATCCTCTGAACAGATCGCCCTCCAGCGAAGGAACATCACTTGGATCCCCTACTCATTGTCCTCGTGGGCTTCCTCGCGATGATGGTGCTGATCGTCGTCCACGTTCCGATCGGCGTGGCCATGGCGCTCGTCGGCGTCGCCGGCTTTGCCTCGATCGTGGGTTGGGGGCCTGCGGTCTCGTTGATGGCAACCGAGCCGGCATCGGCGATGGCCAATCTCGACCTGGCGGTGATCCCGCTTTTCATGCTGATGGGCAGCCTGGCCGCCGCCGCGGGCCTCGCGTCCGATGTCTACAATCTCGCCAATGTGCTGATCGGTCACCGTCGCGGCGGCCTGGCGTCGACGACAATCGCGGCGAGCGCCGGCTTCGGCGCGATATGCGGATCGGGCGTAGCGACCACGGCGACGTTCGGCCGGGTTGCAATGCCCGAGATGCTCGAACGCGGCTACAGGCCCGACCTTGCAGCAGGCTCGATCGCGGCCGGCGGGACGCTCGGCATCATCGTGCCCCCGTCGAGCATGATGATCCTCTACGCCGTGCTGACGGAGCAATCGGTGCTTGACCTCTTTTCGGCGGCGATTGTTCCTGCGGCCCTGGCCATCATCTTCTACATGATCGCCATCCAGGTGAAGTTGGCGATGGAGCCTGAAGCCGCACAGCGCGGCGAGCGCGCCACCATGCGTCAGCGGGTCCACGCCACCGGTCAGGCCTGGGGCGTCATCGTCCTGTTCGTCGTGGTCATGGGCGGCATCTATTCGGGCATATTCACCGTCCACGAGGCGGCCGCCGTAGGCGTCGTGTTCGCGTTTGTGCTGCTGGTCGCCAAGGGCCGGTTCACATGGAATACGCTGATTGGCGTGCTTGCGGAGGCAAGTGCCGGGACGGCGATGATCTACATCATGGTCTTCGGCGCCACCATCTTCTCCTACTTCATGGCGGTCTCCGGCGCAGCCGCGTTCATGGTCGGGGCGATCTCCGGACTGCCGGTACCGCCTATCGTAGTCCTCGTGCTGCTGCTCGTGCTCTACATCTTTCTCGGCGCATTTTTCGATGAAGTCGCCGCGATGGTGATCACGCTGCCGCTTGTGATCCCGCTCATCCTGTCCTTCGGATATGATCTGGTCTGGTGGGGTATCATCAATGTCGTCGTGATCGGGATCGGCATGATGACACCTCCTATCGGCATCAACGTGATGGTGCTGAATTCGATGTACCGGTCGATCAGCCTGGGAACGATCTATCGCGGCATAATGCCCTTCCTGATCGCCGAATTGGTCCGGCTGCTTCTGCTGACCCTGTTCCCGCAATTGACCCTGTGGCTGCCCAGCGTGCTGCACTAGCGATGTCCGCTGAGCGGACAGTTCGCAGGCGCGCAATGCCATGTCGAAAGGACCGCATTAGCGTCATTCCATCATCGAACGAACCAGCAGGGAGGATGCAATGACGTTCATGACCAGGCTGCTTGGCGCCACTGCCGCGCTCGGTATCATCACGGTTCCCGCATCGGCCGAGACGTTGCGTTTTTCAAGCTTCGAGCCGCCCGTCGCCCACGTAACGAAAGAGATCCTGACCCCGTGGGCCGAGGATGTCTCGGCAGCGTCGGAAGGCGAGCTCACGATCCAG is part of the Chelativorans sp. AA-79 genome and encodes:
- a CDS encoding TRAP transporter small permease, translating into MENIERRIRAAARVVALIGFFGLLLLAAMTTLDILLRWLFNAPLHGVNDVSSVVMAIVIAACIPANLAMKQNISVEVLGSIAGVRARRLLDVVASLFTLVFIILVAWRFVPYAEGLRETGDRTWVLGWPIWPWWMGASALMIAAAIVQVLVTISDISTLLFGRTDDGSHPEPAGGDAIL
- a CDS encoding TRAP transporter large permease, coding for MDPLLIVLVGFLAMMVLIVVHVPIGVAMALVGVAGFASIVGWGPAVSLMATEPASAMANLDLAVIPLFMLMGSLAAAAGLASDVYNLANVLIGHRRGGLASTTIAASAGFGAICGSGVATTATFGRVAMPEMLERGYRPDLAAGSIAAGGTLGIIVPPSSMMILYAVLTEQSVLDLFSAAIVPAALAIIFYMIAIQVKLAMEPEAAQRGERATMRQRVHATGQAWGVIVLFVVVMGGIYSGIFTVHEAAAVGVVFAFVLLVAKGRFTWNTLIGVLAEASAGTAMIYIMVFGATIFSYFMAVSGAAAFMVGAISGLPVPPIVVLVLLLVLYIFLGAFFDEVAAMVITLPLVIPLILSFGYDLVWWGIINVVVIGIGMMTPPIGINVMVLNSMYRSISLGTIYRGIMPFLIAELVRLLLLTLFPQLTLWLPSVLH